The Streptomyces sp. NBC_00162 genome window below encodes:
- a CDS encoding CPBP family intramembrane glutamic endopeptidase: protein METFEDIGAARSQRVWGTAGGFLAVAFAAAGALGAVQQAAGVPAEVIQLAQFGPAAAVAALALVQRDRVARLVRGAGPSGAGRGGAGRGAALLATAPLITVLAILAYLLVQGGAADGWFTRPGSLEHSFALIVVAQLVGACAEELGWRCLLQPLLRTRFGVLASSVTVGVLWGLWHVPVFAQRPQYAAAFLAATVAMSVVLGLALEGAGGARRLLLAGGFHTLVNLGMLLFLDEESGAVLPMVCFGSACLLAALPWVMRTPSGAGSAAATLHRT, encoded by the coding sequence ATGGAGACGTTCGAGGACATCGGGGCGGCGCGGTCACAGCGGGTGTGGGGGACGGCGGGCGGGTTCCTCGCGGTGGCCTTCGCGGCGGCGGGTGCGCTGGGGGCGGTGCAACAGGCCGCCGGGGTACCCGCCGAGGTGATCCAGCTGGCTCAGTTCGGACCGGCCGCCGCGGTGGCCGCGCTGGCGCTGGTCCAGCGCGACCGGGTCGCCCGGCTGGTCCGCGGGGCCGGGCCGTCCGGGGCCGGGCGGGGCGGGGCCGGGCGGGGCGCGGCGCTGCTCGCCACGGCTCCGCTGATCACCGTGCTGGCGATCCTGGCCTACCTGCTGGTCCAAGGCGGCGCGGCCGACGGCTGGTTCACCCGCCCCGGTTCCCTGGAACACTCCTTCGCGCTGATCGTCGTGGCGCAGCTGGTGGGGGCGTGCGCCGAGGAGCTCGGCTGGCGCTGTCTCCTCCAGCCGCTGCTGCGCACCCGGTTCGGCGTGCTCGCGTCCTCGGTCACCGTGGGTGTGCTGTGGGGGCTGTGGCACGTGCCGGTGTTCGCACAGCGCCCGCAGTACGCGGCGGCCTTCCTCGCCGCGACCGTGGCCATGTCGGTGGTGCTGGGCCTCGCGCTCGAGGGCGCGGGCGGGGCCCGCCGGCTGCTGCTCGCGGGCGGCTTCCACACCCTGGTCAACCTCGGCATGCTGCTCTTCCTGGACGAGGAGTCCGGCGCCGTCCTGCCGATGGTCTGCTTCGGGTCGGCGTGCCTGCTCGCGGCCCTGCCGTGGGTCATGAGGACACCTTCCGGGGCCGGTTCGGCTGCGGCTACCCTGCACAGGACATGA
- a CDS encoding SHOCT domain-containing protein, giving the protein MNTLTTLAYDGPGPWILFFPLIWAAVVIGAVTVLRRTVWRGRRGPWQARGAAYGEQSPIGILGRRFASGEIDEDEYWRRLSVLDEQFGPASKGGAA; this is encoded by the coding sequence ATGAACACCCTCACCACCCTCGCGTACGACGGGCCCGGCCCGTGGATCCTGTTCTTCCCGCTGATCTGGGCGGCGGTCGTGATCGGCGCCGTGACCGTGCTGCGCCGCACCGTGTGGCGCGGCCGCCGCGGGCCGTGGCAGGCCCGGGGAGCGGCCTACGGCGAGCAGTCGCCCATCGGGATCCTGGGGCGCCGCTTCGCGTCCGGCGAGATCGACGAGGACGAGTACTGGCGGCGGCTGTCCGTGCTGGACGAGCAGTTCGGCCCCGCTTCCAAGGGCGGCGCGGCCTGA
- a CDS encoding response regulator — MIRVLLADDQLLVRAGFRALLSAQPDIEVAGEAADGDEAVRMVRELRPDVVLMDIRMPVLDGLAATRRITEDGALAAVRVVMLTTFELDEYVFEAIRSGASGFLVKDTEPEELLRAVRAVVEGDALLSPGVTRRLISEFAARSKRPAAAADLGRLTDREREVMALVGMGLSNEEIARRLVVSPLTAKTHVSRTMVKLGARDRAQLVVLAYESGLVRPGWLG, encoded by the coding sequence GTGATCCGTGTACTGCTCGCCGACGACCAGCTCCTCGTCCGGGCGGGGTTCCGGGCGCTGCTCTCGGCGCAGCCCGACATCGAGGTGGCCGGTGAGGCGGCCGACGGGGACGAGGCCGTGCGGATGGTGCGGGAGCTGCGCCCCGACGTCGTCCTCATGGACATCCGGATGCCGGTGCTGGACGGGCTCGCCGCCACCCGGCGGATCACCGAGGACGGGGCGCTGGCTGCCGTCAGGGTCGTCATGCTCACCACCTTCGAACTCGACGAGTACGTCTTCGAGGCGATCCGGTCCGGCGCCTCGGGCTTCCTCGTCAAGGACACCGAGCCGGAGGAACTGCTGCGCGCGGTCCGTGCGGTGGTGGAGGGCGACGCGCTGCTGTCCCCGGGCGTGACCCGCCGTCTGATCTCGGAGTTCGCGGCCCGCTCGAAGCGGCCCGCGGCCGCGGCGGATCTGGGCCGGCTCACGGACCGGGAGCGGGAGGTGATGGCGCTGGTGGGCATGGGCCTGTCCAACGAGGAGATCGCCCGCCGCCTGGTCGTCAGCCCCCTCACCGCGAAGACCCACGTCAGCCGGACCATGGTCAAGCTCGGCGCCCGCGACCGCGCCCAGCTGGTGGTCCTGGCCTACGAGTCGGGGCTGGTACGGCCGGGCTGGCTCGGCTGA
- a CDS encoding sensor histidine kinase, with the protein MRRERPGPPWRRWVERTGRGPAWRSVLLVAVFAQAASGWAAREQPGRVGLDAFARLLLLLGPALLLARHRHPVAVAYGVSAVTLVYIGAGYPYGPVFVSLALACFAAVVAGHRSAAWGAVGLLWAGHLLIAHWLYQWLPPAGDGPAPWGQELAITAWVLAMLAVAELVRVRREQWARERVERAAAERRRVDEERLRIARELHDVLAHSISVINVQAGVGLALLDTDPEQARTALTTIKAASKEALGEVRQVLDTLRTPGDAPRAPAPGLDRLPELVEQAAAAGLAVEVAAEGTPRALPPGADLAAFRILQEALTNVVRHSGARTARVGLIWQPRALELRVDDEGPATGGAAGGSGNGLVGMRERAAALGGTIEAGPRTGGGFRVVARLPLKAVTSQEDP; encoded by the coding sequence ATGCGGCGTGAGCGCCCCGGTCCTCCGTGGCGACGATGGGTGGAGCGGACCGGGCGGGGCCCGGCCTGGCGCTCGGTGCTGCTCGTCGCCGTCTTCGCGCAGGCCGCCTCCGGCTGGGCCGCGCGGGAGCAGCCCGGGCGGGTGGGGCTGGACGCGTTCGCGCGGCTTCTGCTGCTGCTCGGGCCCGCACTGCTCCTGGCCCGGCACCGGCATCCGGTGGCCGTGGCGTACGGGGTCAGCGCCGTCACCCTGGTGTACATCGGCGCCGGGTACCCGTACGGCCCGGTGTTCGTCAGCCTGGCGCTGGCCTGTTTCGCGGCCGTCGTCGCCGGTCACCGCTCAGCCGCCTGGGGGGCCGTCGGGCTGCTCTGGGCCGGGCACCTGCTCATCGCCCACTGGCTGTACCAGTGGCTCCCGCCCGCCGGGGACGGCCCGGCGCCCTGGGGGCAGGAGCTGGCCATTACCGCGTGGGTGCTCGCGATGCTCGCCGTCGCCGAGCTGGTCCGCGTACGGCGGGAGCAGTGGGCCCGTGAGCGGGTCGAGCGGGCTGCCGCCGAGCGGCGCCGGGTGGACGAGGAGCGGCTGCGCATCGCCCGTGAACTGCACGACGTCCTCGCCCACAGCATTTCGGTGATCAACGTCCAGGCGGGCGTCGGGCTGGCCCTGCTCGACACCGACCCCGAGCAGGCCCGTACGGCTCTGACCACCATCAAGGCCGCCAGCAAGGAGGCCCTGGGCGAGGTCCGGCAAGTCCTCGACACCCTGCGCACCCCCGGTGACGCGCCCCGCGCCCCCGCCCCCGGTCTCGACCGCCTTCCCGAGCTCGTCGAGCAGGCCGCGGCGGCCGGCCTCGCCGTGGAGGTGGCGGCCGAGGGGACGCCGCGGGCGTTGCCGCCCGGCGCGGACCTGGCCGCCTTCCGGATCCTGCAGGAGGCGCTGACCAACGTCGTACGGCACTCCGGTGCGCGCACCGCGCGCGTCGGCCTCATATGGCAGCCGCGCGCCCTGGAGCTGCGCGTGGACGACGAGGGCCCGGCCACCGGAGGCGCCGCGGGGGGCAGTGGGAACGGGCTCGTGGGCATGCGTGAGCGGGCCGCCGCCCTGGGCGGCACGATCGAGGCCGGGCCGCGTACCGGCGGGGGTTTCCGGGTGGTGGCGAGGCTGCCGCTGAAGGCCGTCACGTCCCAGGAGGACCCGTGA